The genomic window GAAATCTAACTGATTTAATTGTCTCTTCCTTGCCTGATAAGCCTCTTGAAATTGATTTAATAAATTCCCTTGACTTATCAATATATCAATCGCCTGATAACTTATTTGTAATTTTTTGACAAAATCATTTGGATCCTCTTCTAAATATGTTTTTACAGATTTATTATAGGAAGAAAGAATATCGGCTTTCATTTTGGTAAATGTTTTTTTGACATCAGGATCAATTTCTTTCCAGTTCATATTGTAAGCTTTTGAAACAGGAGAAGATGCCATAGAAACAAGCGTATCATATGTGATAGGTTGTGAAAAAACTTTGATTCTTTCATCTAAATAATCATAATATGTTTCAAAAGGAATTGGTAATGCCTGATTTTTTTCAGTTTGTTCATCAGGTCTTTCATAGAAATCTATGAGATCATGATTTTCAGCATAATATTTGAGTTCAATTAATTTATTTAATGCCAACACACTTTCGTTATAAAAGATTTGTTTGAGATAGGAAAAGAGTGGCCAATCTTCTAAAGAGGAAGAAAGCGTATCATAGTTTTCTTGCTTCATATGTTCTACAAAGCCATAAAAGTCATCGATGGAATGCGAAAGTTCATCAATCGATAACAACAATGAAGAAAATCCATCAAGTGAATAACCAGGGAAATATAATGATAAAAACTCTTTGATTTGATCATCACGAATCCAATTTTCTAAACATTCCTGAAGGACTTCTTTTTTTATCATAGATGGATCGCTGTTGATTTCAAAGCCTGGCATAACACCAACAAGATAACCATATTTCATTAATAACAGATTACAAAATCCATGAAAGTTTGTCATATATGCATGAGGAAGATAAAGAATTTGCTTTTCTAGATGTTCTTTTAATGTCGCATCAATATCCGTTTTCACAATTTCATGAAGTTCCTCAGATAATCTTTGTTTCATTTCATTACCAGCAGCCTGAGTAAAAGTTAAAACAAGAAAATCAAAAATTTCATAACCTTCTTTTAAAAGTTCTACAATACGACTGACTAAAATCTTTGTTTTTCCACTACCAGCAGGAGCACTGACAAGAATAGAAGCATTTCTTTGCTGGATAGCTTTTAATTGTCCTTCATTAAACGGCATCTTCTTCTCCTCCTAATATTGCATCAATATCTAAAAATTCAACCATTTCATAATCATTATAAAACACATCAAATCCACAAATACTGTGGTATTGACAATAACGGCATGGATTGACACTCGCATGCGTCGCACTTTGGTCACTGCCTTTAGGTGTAATAGAAATGCACCCTTCTAACATTTTGAGATAAAGCGTATAAATATGTTTTTCAATTTCTGCTAATAAGCACTCTAATTGTTGTGGGGTCAAAATTTGCCCTTTGTATTCATTTCTAGACTTAACATAAGTCACATTAATGATATCTGATTTCTTGTCAAATGTTGGGTCCATAGCAGAAATAACAGTATGACTTTCATCATCAACAACATAGCCACCAAAACGATATTGTTTATAAAATTCATTTTCATCAATCGGTTCACTCATATTTTGATTGAGCGAAAGAATACGCTTTTTGGTATTAAAATACAAAACAGCACCAGGATCTTTTTGATATAATTCAGTGACCATTTTTAAATATAATAACATTTGAATATTAAATCCTTGCATTGCAAGATTAATATCTATATCTTTAGCACTTGATTTATAATCGATAATAGAAACATAATTCTGATATTCATCAATACGATCAACAAAACCTTTAAAATGCATTCCTTGAATATCATGCTGGACTTTCTTTTCTTTATCATGAACTTGAAATTGTGAAACCTTTAATTGTCTTTTTAAGACAGTTAAAGTGATTTCTAAATCTTTCTTTAATTGTTCAATAAAATATTGATTGATATAAGAATTAGAAATTTTGGTTTGTAAGTTTTTATCTTGCAAGATATATTGATTCACAACTGTCTCTATATCCATTTGTTGATCAATATTGATAGAAAGGACATAGTGAACAAGACTTCCTAATTCATTGGGTAATAATTGCTGGTCTTTCATAGGATATATACCTAAACCATACTGAATGAAATATTGAAAAGGACATTTATTGTAGGTTTCAATTTGACTGACAGAAAGAGTTGGACTATAAAGTTTCTTAACACTATCATGTGATAACTGGATAGGTTGATTATGTGAATGTATATAGTCTTGAATATTTTTGTTAAGTAATTCTTTATCAGTGACAAGTCCGCCCATGAGATAATAATCATCTAGCGGTAAATAGTGCAGTTCATCAAGTGGCTGTAATGTGAGTAGTGTTGATAATTCTTTATAAAGTGATGATTCTAGTAATGTTTCTCCTGAAAGTGTTTGTTTAGAATATGAAAAAGTCATACTTATAGCGGGTTGCAGTAAGGCTTTTAAAATATCATTATGATGAGCACCAAGTTGTTCAGTTGTATTCAAAAGTGTTGTGATTTGAAGCTTTCGTAATGATTCAATATCTTCATCTAATAATAAACCTGTATCTTTGATAAGGGCAGGGAAAATTGTTTCATTGAGACCTAAGAAAAAAATATGTTGAGGTTTTGCAGTTTTCGCTTTATCAATTGGACATATACTGATTTGATCTCGTGTATGAGAACTTTCCTGATGATTGTTGATATAAGTTGCGATAAAAAAGTCTTTAAATTCCTGTGACGTTATATTATCTTGGTATGCATAAAGGCCTTCTAAATAATCATAGTAATCTTTGTCTAGTTCTTCTTGATGGAGCTGATGGGCAATCTGACTGATTGAAGAATCCTGCAAATGATCAAGAGCTGATAAAATTGTTTGATAACTTTTATCATATAAGCATGGTGTTGTTATTGGTAAAAGATGGGGAATTTGTAGTGTTGTCAAAGTATCAATCAGCAAATGAACATAAGAGGAATTGGGATAAACAATCATAAAATCACAATAATGTAATCCTTCATCAACAATTTTTTGTTGGATTGTATAGATAACTCTTTTGACTTCCTGGTGGGGAGTTGGGGCAACGAATGTGAAATAATGATTATCTATTGAAGGAACTGAATGTGATTGTGTAAAAAGATGTTTTGATAGATGAGTTGCCTGATCAATTGTCAAAGCATCCTT from Candidatus Stoquefichus sp. SB1 includes these protein-coding regions:
- a CDS encoding PD-(D/E)XK nuclease family protein: MRIINGLNYSYKLKEMVKECYMEAMKHPFETYQFVAEDPYVVEQLFFEHTHCLVNIEIMSWSKFIQQLIIENHLTKHHVLTHTEWVYYLRDILKTHQFHCFSDNQPYPLIDKFIPLMKAYDLNHTIYSKENIQNPKLKDFMHLYQALKNHCGDFTHITSESLLNQQDFYSPYQHIYIEADHHIEATKQMIIHHLAVNCDVTLLYTHLPDSRLMNLPFHELCKDALTIDQATHLSKHLFTQSHSVPSIDNHYFTFVAPTPHQEVKRVIYTIQQKIVDEGLHYCDFMIVYPNSSYVHLLIDTLTTLQIPHLLPITTPCLYDKSYQTILSALDHLQDSSISQIAHQLHQEELDKDYYDYLEGLYAYQDNITSQEFKDFFIATYINNHQESSHTRDQISICPIDKAKTAKPQHIFFLGLNETIFPALIKDTGLLLDEDIESLRKLQITTLLNTTEQLGAHHNDILKALLQPAISMTFSYSKQTLSGETLLESSLYKELSTLLTLQPLDELHYLPLDDYYLMGGLVTDKELLNKNIQDYIHSHNQPIQLSHDSVKKLYSPTLSVSQIETYNKCPFQYFIQYGLGIYPMKDQQLLPNELGSLVHYVLSINIDQQMDIETVVNQYILQDKNLQTKISNSYINQYFIEQLKKDLEITLTVLKRQLKVSQFQVHDKEKKVQHDIQGMHFKGFVDRIDEYQNYVSIIDYKSSAKDIDINLAMQGFNIQMLLYLKMVTELYQKDPGAVLYFNTKKRILSLNQNMSEPIDENEFYKQYRFGGYVVDDESHTVISAMDPTFDKKSDIINVTYVKSRNEYKGQILTPQQLECLLAEIEKHIYTLYLKMLEGCISITPKGSDQSATHASVNPCRYCQYHSICGFDVFYNDYEMVEFLDIDAILGGEEDAV